Genomic DNA from Hymenobacter jejuensis:
CGGTGAGGAATGCATGTATTTGATTAGAAGCCAGTTGCGCGCCATGAATTGCCATGGCCATGCCATTACCACAGAGCGGCGTAATCAGGCCAGCGGCGTCGCCGCACATCAGCACGTGCTGTTCTACGCACTGTTTGGGGGCGAAGGAAATTTCGTTGATGACTTCCGGCTGATCGTACAGAAATTCGGCCTCGCGGAAAATGCGCGCCAAGTGTGGGTTTTGCGCCAGTACGTGCTGTTCCATCTGCCCGATGGTGCCGTGCTGCTTGAGGTTTTGGCGCGTGGTGAGGTAGCAAAAGCAATACTTGCCGTCTTCGATGGCCGAAATGCCTGCGTAGCCATCGGCAAAGTTGTGCAGAGCAATGAGGTCGCGCGGAAAATCCAAGCGCAGGTGGTACTTCACGCCGAGGTAAGGCGAGCGCTGGGTGAAAAACGTGCGCTGTAGCTGGCGGTCGAGGTTGGTGCGCTTGCCGTACGCGCCCAGCACGACACGCGCCCGCAACGTTCGGCCATCGGCCAGCGAAACGTCATGAAGGTTGGCGCTTTCGTCGAAGGCTACCTGCGTGACGGTGGCCTGCTGGTAAAACTCCACGCCCCGCGCCACGGCTTGCTTGTACAGAAACTGATCG
This window encodes:
- a CDS encoding NAD(P)/FAD-dependent oxidoreductase, whose translation is MDVIVIGGGLGGLTAALDLCGRGHHVTVIERRSYPFHKVCGEYVSNEVLPYLRRLGVDPAPLGPANISRFLLSSPAGRTLTVPLDLGGFGVSRYTLDQFLYKQAVARGVEFYQQATVTQVAFDESANLHDVSLADGRTLRARVVLGAYGKRTNLDRQLQRTFFTQRSPYLGVKYHLRLDFPRDLIALHNFADGYAGISAIEDGKYCFCYLTTRQNLKQHGTIGQMEQHVLAQNPHLARIFREAEFLYDQPEVINEISFAPKQCVEQHVLMCGDAAGLITPLCGNGMAMAIHGAQLASNQIHAFLTGHTDRATLESGYHATWQAHFGQRLRVGRAVQHLFGQPLLSEMVVSGLRYLPGAVRALMQRTHGTAF